From the Methanocaldococcus fervens AG86 genome, the window TATAAACTTATTTGGATCGATTGTTACGACCCAAAAGATGAGGAACTTTATAAACTCTCCAAAAAAATTAATATTTCTGTCTCTGAGCTACAGATTGGTTTAGACGAGCAAGAAATTCCAAGAGTAGAAGAAGAGGAAGATTTTTACTTAATTATTTACAAAGCCCCATTATTTGAAGAGGATATTACAACAACTTCTCTTGGAATTTATATTAGAGATAATATACTTTTAACAATACACTCAGATAAAATAAAAGCTATTGGAAGATTGCATAAGTTGATATTAACAAAAAAGCCAAGGATTGTATTTGAAAGAGGGATTGGATTCTTGTTATACCATATACTAAATGAGATTACAAGGAGCTATTCAAGGATTTTAATTGGCTTAGAGGATGAGTTAGAGGAATTGGAAGACAAGTTGTTGATAGGATATGATAGGGAGATTATGGAAGGGATATTGAGCTTAAGAAAGACTTTAGTTTATTTTCACAAATCTTTAATAGCTAATAGGGATGTTTTAGTTTTATTAAAGAGGAAGTATCTCCCAATAACTACAAGGGAAGATAGAGAGAACTTTGAAGACTTATACTATGACACTTTACAGCTCATCGATATGTCAGCAACTTATAGAGAGGTTTTAACATCAATGATGGATATGACCCTCTCATTAGAGAATATAAAAATGAACCAAATTATGAAGATATTAACGATGGTTACCACAATTTTCGCTGTTCCCATGTGGATTACTGGAATATATGGGATGAATTTTACCTACTTACCATTAGCAAATAATCCCCAGGGTTTTTGGATTATAATGGCTTTGATGATTATTACTATAATAACATTTGTGTATATATTTAAAAGGTCTGGGTGGATTTGAGGTGATGATTTATGATTATTTGGCCAGCTTATATAGATAAAAGGA encodes:
- the corA gene encoding magnesium/cobalt transporter CorA, translated to MITVIAISKEGSIVEPKFDEIKFEDYKLIWIDCYDPKDEELYKLSKKINISVSELQIGLDEQEIPRVEEEEDFYLIIYKAPLFEEDITTTSLGIYIRDNILLTIHSDKIKAIGRLHKLILTKKPRIVFERGIGFLLYHILNEITRSYSRILIGLEDELEELEDKLLIGYDREIMEGILSLRKTLVYFHKSLIANRDVLVLLKRKYLPITTREDRENFEDLYYDTLQLIDMSATYREVLTSMMDMTLSLENIKMNQIMKILTMVTTIFAVPMWITGIYGMNFTYLPLANNPQGFWIIMALMIITIITFVYIFKRSGWI